The DNA window GTCACGATCCCCGAGCGCTTCGTCATCGGCTACTTCTCGCAGGATCCGGCCAGGGACACCGACGCCACCGTCCTGGCGGCGGCGATGGCGGGCTCGGGCGACCTCCAGCGGCTCGAATCCGAAATAGAGACCTGCTCGGCCCGGCTGGCCGATCCCGACCTGGACGCGGCCGAGATGGAAGCCTTGCTGGAACGACTCGGCGAGGCGCAACACGAGTTCGAAGCCCAGGGCGGATACGACGTCGAGGCCCGCGCCCAGGTGATCCTGGGCGGCCTGGGGTTCGGGCCGGAGGATCTCCACAAGCCGGTGAGCGCGTTCTCGGGCGGCTGGCGCATGCGCATCGAACTGGCCAAGGTCCTGCTGCGCCAACCCGACGCCCTGCTCCTCGACGAGCCGACCAACCACCTGGACGTCGAGTCGATCGTGTGGCTCGAGGAGTTCCTCGCCCAGTACAAGGGCGCGATCTTCATGACCAGCCACGATCGCGATTTCCTCAACCGCCTGGTGCGCAAGGTGGTCGCGCTGGAGTGGGGCCAGGTGACCGTGTACTCGGGCGATTACGACTTCTACGAGCGCGAGAGCGCCATCCGCCTGGAGAATCTTGAGGCCCAGGCCGAGCGCCAGGAGGCGTTTCTCGAAAAGGAGGAGAAGTTCATCGCCCGCTTCAAGGCCCGCGCCTCGCACGCCTCCCAGGTGCAGTCGCGCATCAAGATGATCGAGAAGCTCGATCGCGTGGAGGTCCCCAAAGAAGGGCGAGCGGTGGACTTCCGCTGGCTGCCGTGCGGCCGCAGCGGCGACATCGTGGCCGATCTGACCGGCGTCTCCAAGGCCTACGGACCCAGGCAGGTGCTCGAAGACGTCGCCTTCCAGGTCAAGCGGCTGGAGAAGGTGGCGGTGCTGGGGATCAACGGCGCCGGGAAGTCCACGCTGCTCAAGATCCTGGCCGGAGAGCTCGCCCCCGATAAAGGCAATTGCCGCCTCGGCGCCAGCCTGCAGGTCGGCTACTTCGCCCAGCATTACGCCGAGCAACTCGATCCGCAGAAGACCGTGTACGAGGCCGTTCAGGAAGTCGTGCCCACGGTCAACCGCGGCGTGATCCAGAACCTGCTGGGATCGCTGCGCTTCTCCGGCGACGACGTCGAGAAGAAGATCTCGGTCCTGTCGGGAGGCGAGAAGACCCGCGTGGTGCTGGCGCGCATCGTCGCCAAGCCCGTCAACTTCCTCATCCTCGACGAACCCACGAACCACCTGGACATGAAGAGCCGCGCCGTGCTCGTCCAGGCGATCCGGGACTTCGACGGGACGGTGGTGTTCGTGAGCCACGATCGCCACTTCCTGCGCGAGGTGGCCACCAAGGTGGTCCTGGTCGATCGGGGCCACACGACCGAGTTTCCGGGCGGCCTGGCCTACTTCCTCGAGAAGTCCGGCAACAAGGTTCCTGGTTCGGAGTACACGCTCCGCATCGGCTGATCCCTAAATTTAAGCTCCCTTTCAGAAAGTGGACGCAAGGGCCGCCTATAACCATTCTTAACATCTGGTTTACCGGTTCTGAGGGAGAGGACACGCAAGGAGTATGGTTCGCCGAACGGCACTGCTGGCCCTTTTTGCCAGTACCTTCGCCGTAAGCTGCGCGCAGCTTGCCGGCACCGGCCTGGTGGCCGGCGGAGCCGATTCCGCCCTCAGATCGCTCGCGGTCGGCATCCCGACCACGCCGGGCGCGCCCGACTTCGGCCAGCAGCCCGTGCTCCAGCAGGATCCCTCGATCGTCGGGCAACGCGTGCCGATCACCTTCATGTACACGTCGGACATCCACTCGCGAGTCGAACCGTTCGCGCAAAGCTTTTACCAGCGCACTTACGCCGGCAAGGGCGGTTTCGCCCGCCTGGCGAGCATGGTCAAGGGCCTGCGGCAGAGCGAGCCCAACCCCACGTTGCTCGACTCGGGCGACTACCTGCAGGGCACGCCGTACTACAACTTCTTCAAGGGTGAAGTCGAACTGCGGCTGATGGACAAGCTCAAGTACGACGCCATCACCATCGGCAACCACGAGTTCGACAGCGGCATGGGCGCCCTTCGGCAGGTCCTGTCCAGCTACCGCGGCCGCGTGGTCACGTCCAACATGACCTTCGCGCCCGAACTGGCGGCCCGCTACGCGGTCTTCAAGGCCGGCAACCTGCGGGTGGGCGTCTTCGGCCTGATGGCGCAGGTAGACGGCCTGATCGCGCCGCCCAACTTCCTGGGCGCCCGCTACTACGATCCGGTGGTCGTGGCCCGGGCCGCCGTCGCCAAGCTTCGCAAGGAAGCCGACGTCATCGTCTGCATCTCGCACGTCGGCACCACGCCGCCCTACTCCGACGAATCGGTCGAGTCGACCAACCACGAGCACGACCAGGAAGACGTGGACGATTTCCACGACGAGGCCGGCACCTCCGAGGCGCCCCAGTACGCCGACGAGAAGATCGCCGCCCAGGTCCAGGGCATCAACGTCATCCTCAGCGGCCACACCCACATGCTCGTGAAGAACCCCAAGGTGGTCCGGTCCGGCAACTGGCAGACCTACATCGTCTCGGCGGGTTTCGGCGGCGGGTACCTGGGCAAGGCCAACGCGGAGATCCAGGACGGCCGGGTCGTCAGCTTCAAGAACGACCTCTTGCCGGTCAACGCCGCCGTGCCCGAAGATCCCGCCATCGCGGCCGACATCGCGCCCTACAAGCAGCGCATCGACGGCAAGCTCAAGGTCAAGATCGGCGAGGCCACCGACGTCTTCAAGCGCTACGGCAGCGCCGACATCGAGTCGACCCTCAACAACCTCATCGCCGACGCCACCCTGGCCGCCACCCGCAAGGTCGCCAAGATCGATTTCGCCATCTCGAGCAGCGGCACGCCCCGCAGCAACATGGCGGCCGGACCGCTGACGCTCGAAGACGCGTTCTTCACCCTGCCCTTCGACAACAAGCTGGCCATCGTACAGGTGCGCGGCGACGTCGCGGCCGAAGCGCTGCGCATCAAGCGCCGGCCTCGCGAGATGAAGCGCCACGCCGTCTCGAACGTCACCTACGCCCTGGTGCCCGGCACCGACCGGATCAAGAACATCATGGTCGGCGGCGAGCCGCTCGATCCCAAGCGCACTTACACCATCGCGGTCACCGACTACATGGCCGAGGGCGGCTCGGGCTTCGCGATGTTCATCGGCGCAAATCGCAAGGACACCGGCATCGTGCAGCGGGACGCCCTGATCAACTACATCCGCGAGGCCGGCCGCATCACCCCGGAGGCGGGCCGCATCAGCCCCCGGTAGCCGGGTCCGCTACTCGGCAGGGTAGCCGGCTCCGCTACGCGGCAGGGTCGCCGGCTCCGCTAAGCGGCCAGATAGCCGCAGATCAGCGCGAGGACGTCGCGCTGGGTCGTCGCCCCGCAATCCGGGCGGGCCAGGAAGCCGATCAGGCTCATCATGTCGAGCGCCCGGGCCGTGTCGAGCCACTGGCCCGGCAACCGGCCGCCCGCCGCGGCAAACGCGCCCAGGAACGGCTCGGCGAAGTCGGGCCCGCTGAGCGTGTAGTGGCGCAACATGTTGGCCACGTCGAAGAGGGACGTCCCCGCGAAGGCGAACTCCCAGTCCAGCAGGGCCGCCACTTCCCACCCGCCAGGGCCGCGGCGCATGAGAATGTTGGCGCCGTTGAAGTCGCTGTGCACCAGGTGGCGCTCAGCCCCCACCGCCCCGACCAGCGGCGCCCGGGCGTCGGCCCAGGCGATCACCCGCTCGGCCAGGCCATCGCCCAGCACGTCCGCGGCGGACGTCGTCAGGACCCATTCGCGCATCCAGCCCGAGTAGAACGCGGGGGTCAGCGGCACCGGATCGACCGGCGACAGATCCTCGGCCAGGAACCCCGGCGCCGCGAATTCGATGCCCTGGAGGCGCGCCAGCAGCCGTCCGCACGCCTCGGCGACCGGCGCGACCTCGCCGGCGATGACGACGTCGTCGGCGCGGACGCCGTCAACCCACTCGTGGACGGCGTAAGGGTGCGGCAGGCGTTCGCAGGAGGAATCCGCGTGCAGCACCGCGGGGATGGGCAGCACCGACCCGAAGCGCCGCGCCAGGGACGCCTCCTTGCCGCACGCGGCGGGATCCCGGGCGTATAGCCGCAGCAGCACCGTCTTGCCGCCCACCACGACGCGGTAGTTCGAGTTCACCAGGCCTTCGGTGACCAGCTCGCAGCTCTCGATCGGCCCTCCCGGGAAGGCCGGCGCGAGCAGATCGGCCAGCAGCGGGGGATCGACCCCGATGTAGGGCATCCGCCGCTCCCAGCCGGTCTTCACACGGCGATCTTACGGCACTATCTTGCGGATGCGATGGTTGGCGGAGTCGGCCACGTACAGCGTGCCGCCGCTCGTGATAGCGAGGCCGATCGGCAGGTTGAAGCGCGCGCTCGGCCCGGTGCCGTTGGCAAACGCCCCGGCCCCGCCGGTGGGACCGGCGCCGGCATGGGTCGTCACGCGGCCGGACGTGTCCAGCTTGCGGATGCGATGGTTGAGCGTGTCGGATACGAACAGGTTGCCGGCCGCGTCCACCGCGATG is part of the Candidatus Tanganyikabacteria bacterium genome and encodes:
- a CDS encoding ABC-F family ATP-binding cassette domain-containing protein → MISLEKVTKAHGKRYLYQDASFQINPAERVGLVGPNGAGKTTLFRLIVGEESADAGTVTIPERFVIGYFSQDPARDTDATVLAAAMAGSGDLQRLESEIETCSARLADPDLDAAEMEALLERLGEAQHEFEAQGGYDVEARAQVILGGLGFGPEDLHKPVSAFSGGWRMRIELAKVLLRQPDALLLDEPTNHLDVESIVWLEEFLAQYKGAIFMTSHDRDFLNRLVRKVVALEWGQVTVYSGDYDFYERESAIRLENLEAQAERQEAFLEKEEKFIARFKARASHASQVQSRIKMIEKLDRVEVPKEGRAVDFRWLPCGRSGDIVADLTGVSKAYGPRQVLEDVAFQVKRLEKVAVLGINGAGKSTLLKILAGELAPDKGNCRLGASLQVGYFAQHYAEQLDPQKTVYEAVQEVVPTVNRGVIQNLLGSLRFSGDDVEKKISVLSGGEKTRVVLARIVAKPVNFLILDEPTNHLDMKSRAVLVQAIRDFDGTVVFVSHDRHFLREVATKVVLVDRGHTTEFPGGLAYFLEKSGNKVPGSEYTLRIG
- a CDS encoding bifunctional metallophosphatase/5'-nucleotidase gives rise to the protein MVRRTALLALFASTFAVSCAQLAGTGLVAGGADSALRSLAVGIPTTPGAPDFGQQPVLQQDPSIVGQRVPITFMYTSDIHSRVEPFAQSFYQRTYAGKGGFARLASMVKGLRQSEPNPTLLDSGDYLQGTPYYNFFKGEVELRLMDKLKYDAITIGNHEFDSGMGALRQVLSSYRGRVVTSNMTFAPELAARYAVFKAGNLRVGVFGLMAQVDGLIAPPNFLGARYYDPVVVARAAVAKLRKEADVIVCISHVGTTPPYSDESVESTNHEHDQEDVDDFHDEAGTSEAPQYADEKIAAQVQGINVILSGHTHMLVKNPKVVRSGNWQTYIVSAGFGGGYLGKANAEIQDGRVVSFKNDLLPVNAAVPEDPAIAADIAPYKQRIDGKLKVKIGEATDVFKRYGSADIESTLNNLIADATLAATRKVAKIDFAISSSGTPRSNMAAGPLTLEDAFFTLPFDNKLAIVQVRGDVAAEALRIKRRPREMKRHAVSNVTYALVPGTDRIKNIMVGGEPLDPKRTYTIAVTDYMAEGGSGFAMFIGANRKDTGIVQRDALINYIREAGRITPEAGRISPR
- a CDS encoding aminoglycoside phosphotransferase family protein — translated: MKTGWERRMPYIGVDPPLLADLLAPAFPGGPIESCELVTEGLVNSNYRVVVGGKTVLLRLYARDPAACGKEASLARRFGSVLPIPAVLHADSSCERLPHPYAVHEWVDGVRADDVVIAGEVAPVAEACGRLLARLQGIEFAAPGFLAEDLSPVDPVPLTPAFYSGWMREWVLTTSAADVLGDGLAERVIAWADARAPLVGAVGAERHLVHSDFNGANILMRRGPGGWEVAALLDWEFAFAGTSLFDVANMLRHYTLSGPDFAEPFLGAFAAAGGRLPGQWLDTARALDMMSLIGFLARPDCGATTQRDVLALICGYLAA